A single window of Vibrio gazogenes DNA harbors:
- a CDS encoding GlxA family transcriptional regulator: MASPYQIYFLINSQIHLLDLAGPVQAINKANQLTEQFETHFIGFSEQMVSHQGLALAHIASPPEQLPERAVIFVCGSKYTQDIYTDAIAQQSIDWLKQAIQPDTYVVGVCSGTFLLAKAGLTQGKEVTTHHDLVQVLANQFPGTQVLVDRIFVHDDNLITSAGVTAGIDTTLYLIERLTSVKTAVDVARELVVHRRRMAHDPQISVHFKHRNHISPLIHAVQDYILDNYRQPLTVSDLCQHFRVSQRHLQRTFKTHTEATLRDYIAETRLQEAKVLIDNGMGVEQAAYLSGFPSPASFRTLWKKRFASLPSHASSHLSSTPCSESSRDKRLAAKAEMPHNKTSSKIR; this comes from the coding sequence ATGGCAAGTCCGTATCAGATTTATTTCTTGATCAACTCGCAAATCCATTTACTGGATCTTGCCGGCCCGGTTCAGGCGATCAATAAGGCCAACCAGTTGACCGAGCAGTTTGAGACGCACTTCATTGGTTTTTCCGAGCAGATGGTCAGTCATCAGGGGCTTGCATTGGCTCATATCGCTTCCCCACCGGAGCAGCTTCCCGAACGTGCTGTTATTTTTGTGTGTGGTTCCAAATATACGCAAGATATCTATACCGATGCTATCGCGCAGCAAAGTATCGACTGGCTGAAACAAGCGATTCAACCTGATACTTATGTCGTTGGGGTCTGTTCGGGCACTTTCCTACTTGCGAAAGCAGGGCTTACCCAAGGAAAAGAAGTCACGACTCATCATGATCTCGTTCAAGTGCTGGCAAACCAGTTTCCCGGAACACAAGTATTGGTTGATCGCATTTTTGTTCACGACGACAACTTGATCACCAGTGCGGGTGTGACCGCGGGAATTGATACGACGCTATATCTGATTGAGCGACTGACTTCCGTCAAAACTGCGGTAGATGTTGCGAGAGAACTGGTTGTTCATCGGCGCAGAATGGCGCATGATCCACAAATTTCGGTGCATTTTAAGCACCGTAACCATATCAGTCCATTGATTCATGCCGTTCAGGATTACATTCTGGACAATTATCGGCAACCTTTAACGGTTAGCGATTTATGTCAGCATTTCCGAGTATCACAACGCCATCTGCAACGGACATTTAAAACGCATACTGAAGCCACATTGCGTGATTACATTGCCGAAACTCGTCTGCAAGAAGCCAAGGTCTTAATCGACAATGGCATGGGCGTTGAACAGGCGGCTTACCTATCTGGTTTTCCAAGTCCGGCTTCGTTTCGTACTTTATGGAAAAAACGATTCGCTTCATTACCCAGTCATGCTTCTTCACACTTGTCGTCAACGCCATGTTCAGAATCATCGCGGGACAAAAGACTCGCGGCAAAAGCAGAGATGCCACATAACAAGACGAGCAGTAAGATAAGATAA
- a CDS encoding MFS transporter has translation MTFTRSQLQLMIVAGLCITFLASAIKSSYQIYFLPLTEYLSISRGELSVVGALFGLSVGGMSPLVGWICDRYGALLTILSGALMTSVVFLLLTATQNYAVFLVLYGIMSAYALTAMTYIPLGIFIDQMFSQQHKGMAFAAISNGTAIGFILLSPVLVWLSGFLSWPMLCTGIGLVFLGCVVPVIILLRRQLPQTSSSQQQRFGQVKPRQVLQNIYTPTFICLAVSFAGCGASMGFIDVHLVPLIQQQFATFSTYQEVTASTLSVLGIAELCGAFIVGWRLRRSSPITLLIQLYLLRGGSLLLIYDTQSKFAYLLFAIVFGLTYMGTVIITSLMCLNYFGAQLKGRLFGLLFTAHQISVFVTVSAGGLLYDTFHHYRYLILLLVLLCGISAFAASLLSRDDSEHGVDDKCEEA, from the coding sequence TTGACTTTCACCCGCTCTCAACTTCAGCTCATGATTGTGGCTGGCCTTTGTATTACCTTTCTGGCATCAGCGATCAAAAGTAGCTATCAGATCTATTTTCTGCCGTTAACAGAATACCTCTCGATAAGTCGAGGGGAACTCTCTGTCGTGGGGGCGCTGTTTGGACTGTCTGTTGGTGGAATGTCACCCCTTGTCGGATGGATCTGTGACCGATATGGCGCACTGCTGACCATCTTAAGTGGTGCACTCATGACATCGGTGGTCTTCTTATTACTGACGGCGACCCAAAATTACGCTGTTTTTTTAGTGCTTTACGGCATCATGTCAGCCTACGCTTTAACTGCAATGACCTATATTCCGCTAGGGATATTCATTGATCAAATGTTCAGTCAACAGCACAAAGGGATGGCCTTTGCTGCGATTTCAAACGGTACCGCAATCGGGTTTATTTTACTTTCTCCGGTGCTCGTCTGGTTAAGCGGCTTTCTGTCATGGCCAATGCTCTGCACCGGTATTGGATTGGTTTTTCTTGGTTGCGTAGTCCCCGTCATTATCCTGCTCCGCCGCCAACTCCCCCAAACATCCTCATCTCAACAACAGCGCTTCGGTCAGGTAAAACCACGGCAAGTGCTCCAAAATATATACACACCGACTTTCATCTGTCTGGCGGTCTCTTTTGCCGGGTGCGGTGCATCGATGGGCTTTATCGATGTCCATCTTGTCCCCTTGATTCAACAACAGTTCGCCACATTCTCGACTTATCAGGAAGTCACGGCCTCAACCCTGAGCGTACTCGGAATCGCAGAGTTATGTGGCGCATTCATTGTGGGTTGGCGGCTCAGACGTTCATCACCCATAACCTTGTTAATCCAGCTCTATCTGCTGCGTGGCGGTTCACTGTTACTCATCTATGATACGCAATCAAAATTCGCCTATCTGCTCTTCGCCATTGTATTTGGGTTAACCTATATGGGAACCGTGATCATTACTTCATTAATGTGTTTGAACTACTTCGGAGCACAATTGAAGGGACGCTTGTTTGGCTTATTGTTCACCGCCCACCAGATCAGTGTATTTGTGACGGTTTCAGCCGGGGGATTGCTCTATGATACCTTCCATCACTACCGTTATCTTATCTTACTGCTCGTCTTGTTATGTGGCATCTCTGCTTTTGCCGCGAGTCTTTTGTCCCGCGATGATTCTGAACATGGCGTTGACGACAAGTGTGAAGAAGCATGA
- a CDS encoding SO_0444 family Cu/Zn efflux transporter encodes MNTIAHISQAFVDLWLDAAFWLLLGLMIAGLLHTFIKSDKLGHHLKGHGFWPVIKAAILGIPLPLCSCGVIPAAVGLRRAGASKGATTAFLISTPETGVDSIAISYALLGPFMTIIRPIAAVCSSIAAAMLVLSGEKSTSQPETPPEQQSTACGSQGAGHCCCHSQQARAPDSQAHPDSLWRRIWQGQVYAFTELLGDLSLWLLAGLMISACVVALVPYDALAEVSRGGWAMVIMALIGVPMYICASASTPLAAGLLMAGVSPGAVLVFLLAGPATNVATLGIVRREMGWHALGSYLLGVIGVAIGFGYLTNALVDLWHIDIQSELGSSNSLMPFWLAGLSALFLMLLVGNDLLTRVYHRLFRKTPIHSHSHH; translated from the coding sequence ATGAACACCATAGCACACATTAGTCAGGCTTTTGTCGATCTATGGCTGGATGCAGCATTCTGGCTCCTGCTCGGGCTGATGATCGCCGGGCTCCTGCATACATTTATCAAAAGTGACAAGTTGGGTCATCACTTAAAAGGGCACGGATTCTGGCCTGTCATTAAAGCTGCTATTCTAGGCATTCCCCTCCCCTTATGTTCATGTGGGGTGATTCCCGCAGCCGTCGGGCTCCGTCGTGCCGGGGCGTCGAAAGGGGCGACCACTGCTTTTCTGATCTCAACACCGGAGACTGGCGTTGACTCAATCGCAATCTCTTATGCATTACTTGGCCCATTTATGACCATTATCCGCCCCATTGCGGCGGTCTGTTCATCGATTGCTGCCGCAATGTTAGTTTTGTCAGGCGAAAAATCCACGTCCCAGCCAGAAACGCCTCCCGAACAACAATCAACCGCCTGCGGTTCTCAAGGCGCTGGTCATTGTTGCTGTCATAGCCAGCAAGCGCGCGCTCCCGATTCTCAAGCACACCCAGACTCACTTTGGCGCAGAATCTGGCAAGGTCAGGTTTATGCGTTTACTGAATTGTTAGGCGATCTCTCCCTCTGGCTGTTAGCCGGACTCATGATTTCTGCCTGTGTCGTTGCTCTGGTCCCTTACGATGCATTGGCCGAAGTCAGCCGAGGAGGCTGGGCGATGGTCATCATGGCTTTGATTGGTGTCCCCATGTACATCTGTGCTTCCGCCTCTACTCCCTTAGCCGCAGGTCTGTTAATGGCTGGTGTTTCCCCCGGAGCGGTGCTGGTCTTTTTACTGGCAGGCCCTGCAACAAACGTGGCGACATTAGGCATTGTACGTCGTGAAATGGGCTGGCACGCCCTCGGCAGTTACTTGCTTGGTGTGATTGGGGTTGCCATCGGATTTGGCTATCTAACGAATGCGTTAGTCGATCTCTGGCATATCGATATCCAAAGTGAATTAGGGAGTAGTAACAGTCTCATGCCGTTTTGGTTAGCCGGACTATCAGCACTGTTCCTGATGCTGTTGGTTGGCAATGACCTCCTGACGCGAGTCTACCACCGTCTGTTCAGAAAAACGCCGATCCACAGCCACAGCCACCACTAA
- the zntR gene encoding Zn(2+)-responsive transcriptional regulator — protein sequence MDMRTLKRGELAKKVGVSPETIRYYEQQGLLQANRDDNGYRRFDPICIDRLKFIQRAQRVGLSLKEIGELLALEIARGEHTCEEVKAITQAKQQEIQQKIDELQHMYNALTVLNNRCCGGSHSAEHCTILTALADTESSLEERSHEHHSTH from the coding sequence ATGGATATGAGAACACTCAAACGGGGTGAGCTGGCAAAAAAGGTCGGTGTCTCTCCTGAAACCATTCGCTATTACGAACAGCAAGGTCTGTTGCAGGCTAACAGAGATGACAACGGATACCGACGTTTTGATCCTATCTGTATTGATCGACTTAAATTCATTCAACGGGCCCAGCGTGTTGGGTTAAGTTTGAAAGAAATCGGTGAATTGTTGGCACTGGAGATTGCCCGAGGCGAACATACCTGTGAGGAAGTTAAAGCGATTACGCAGGCAAAACAGCAAGAAATCCAACAGAAAATCGATGAACTACAGCATATGTATAATGCTCTAACAGTGCTCAACAATCGCTGCTGTGGCGGCTCTCATTCTGCGGAGCATTGCACCATTCTGACCGCACTAGCAGATACCGAATCATCACTAGAGGAGCGCTCTCATGAACACCATAGCACACATTAG
- a CDS encoding DUF2057 family protein, producing MKIALPLLFTLSLGIVPCTVTAKTILQIPDNVDVFAINAQPPEKASGLFPSNKEELDNGINQIVFKYSPAFEIGKDIQHAYSQVIIAKFKASDTQLHFKLPSYRSLTQARQKIDHMQWALVDEQGNNVVIAEDTLQKNGIQVGRDYVQEAQNYNAGSGIAAIHVSAVSDMQDTVATSSQSAKPAKKNVPATQVMTTSQPLTSATSPNLSQLKHWYQKSTAQERKAFRKWIIDQE from the coding sequence ATGAAAATCGCATTGCCATTACTCTTCACGCTGTCACTGGGTATCGTTCCATGTACAGTCACAGCCAAAACCATTTTACAGATTCCAGATAACGTTGATGTATTTGCTATCAATGCGCAACCGCCAGAGAAAGCAAGTGGCTTGTTCCCTTCAAATAAAGAAGAGTTAGACAACGGGATCAACCAAATCGTATTCAAATACTCCCCTGCGTTTGAAATTGGTAAAGATATTCAACATGCTTATAGTCAGGTGATTATTGCCAAATTTAAAGCATCAGATACTCAGCTACATTTCAAACTGCCGTCTTATCGCAGCCTGACCCAAGCCCGGCAAAAAATCGACCATATGCAATGGGCACTCGTTGATGAACAGGGCAATAATGTGGTTATTGCAGAAGATACTTTACAGAAAAATGGTATTCAGGTCGGTCGTGATTATGTGCAAGAAGCCCAGAATTACAATGCGGGCTCAGGAATCGCAGCCATTCATGTCAGCGCAGTCTCTGATATGCAGGATACGGTCGCCACATCGTCACAATCTGCGAAGCCCGCCAAAAAAAATGTACCAGCGACTCAAGTCATGACTACCTCACAACCGCTGACATCAGCAACCTCCCCCAACCTCTCTCAGCTGAAACACTGGTATCAAAAATCAACCGCCCAAGAACGAAAAGCGTTCCGTAAATGGATTATCGATCAGGAATGA
- a CDS encoding porin, which produces MKKTLIALAVLSAANVVNAAEILKTDSASVDFYGQLREELKQVDWGGKSDDTHTTLSSGSSRAGVNSIYTINDDLDVLATVEFGIGQSNSGDSRKHYLGFASKEWGTVTVGKQSILTDDVWGVENDWIGLGYSVLPEMDDYDMNWLQDAMIKYTLEGSAGWFKAAYSYKNGNDDPTTAEIFAGTTFGNIELYGGVGYQEDKTTSTKNKDITITSGGVSHTVEEKITTVKSKELKHGMLTVNYVGDGWNLGTTYWHAEVDDNVKNTKLTSDSVAVAGSYSFTEKLSLYGGYEFIKDLQEEGNDFNGVYSGLLYKYASWTKVYAETGFNDSDKIGNDSYWGVGVRIYW; this is translated from the coding sequence ATGAAAAAAACGCTCATAGCGCTCGCAGTGCTTTCAGCTGCAAATGTGGTTAATGCTGCTGAAATTCTCAAAACAGACTCCGCATCGGTAGACTTTTACGGCCAACTCCGCGAAGAATTGAAACAAGTGGATTGGGGTGGGAAAAGTGATGATACACACACCACTCTCTCTTCAGGCTCATCTCGGGCCGGTGTCAATTCTATCTACACCATCAATGATGATCTTGACGTGCTGGCAACCGTTGAATTTGGCATCGGTCAAAGCAACAGTGGTGACAGCCGTAAACATTACCTCGGTTTTGCTTCCAAGGAATGGGGCACCGTCACCGTTGGTAAACAGAGTATTCTGACTGATGATGTCTGGGGGGTTGAAAACGACTGGATTGGTTTAGGTTATAGCGTGCTTCCTGAAATGGACGACTATGATATGAACTGGCTTCAGGATGCGATGATCAAGTATACGCTCGAAGGTTCAGCTGGCTGGTTTAAAGCGGCTTATTCATACAAAAACGGTAATGATGACCCAACCACAGCGGAAATTTTTGCCGGAACCACATTCGGTAATATCGAGCTATACGGTGGTGTCGGTTATCAGGAAGATAAAACCACATCCACAAAAAACAAAGATATTACTATCACCTCTGGTGGCGTAAGCCACACGGTTGAAGAAAAAATCACCACCGTCAAAAGTAAAGAGCTGAAACATGGCATGCTGACCGTCAATTATGTCGGTGATGGCTGGAATTTGGGAACCACTTACTGGCATGCAGAAGTGGACGACAATGTGAAAAACACCAAACTCACTTCAGATTCTGTTGCAGTGGCCGGGTCTTATAGCTTCACAGAAAAGCTATCACTATACGGTGGTTATGAATTCATTAAAGACCTTCAGGAAGAAGGGAATGACTTTAATGGCGTGTATTCTGGTTTACTGTATAAATACGCGAGTTGGACCAAAGTCTATGCTGAAACCGGATTTAATGATTCTGATAAAATCGGCAATGACAGCTATTGGGGCGTCGGTGTCCGTATCTACTGGTAA
- a CDS encoding rhamnogalacturonan lyase B N-terminal domain-containing protein, protein MKKIKYLYIIMWVLSSCIASFSAQAAFRLITSQDFYTVDTNAGVVFSIRRVDRGVSTQSPGDLASLKINGVEYQNQRRGSQINSGFDWLYNNTSNVQVYAQNYQNQYIKITVQAGNLTHYYMARNGYPYIYMATYFSSEPNIHGHVRYILRLHRNRLPYGPEPSDISQTVSTVESGDIFALSNGETRSKHYSNMRLKDWSAIGARGPNVGVWIVRDNHEGGSGGPFYRSLLNQATATDQEITYIVNYAEAQTEPFRTGVLNHYTLVVNNGQQPPADNDINLSWFSQMGLRGYVADSNRGRVAGVGISGRDTNYEYTVGFANNRAQYWATANPASGYFSRDNMLPGTYTMTTYKNELAVNTQTVTVRPGQTTVLNSYQITNDPSHDRAIWRIGDWDGSPREFLNGDKLTIMHPSDVRMANWNPSNFIVGNTPANAFPAYMWKDINNDHIIYFRLNDAQRAKAHRVRIGITVAYAGGRPKISVNNWTSANPPPPSQPKTRTLTVGTYRGNNLTYTFDVPASAWASGSNWNRLTVTAISGSGLSGYLSAGYSIDSIDLLD, encoded by the coding sequence ATGAAAAAAATCAAATATCTATATATTATAATGTGGGTATTGTCTTCCTGTATTGCAAGCTTCAGTGCACAGGCAGCCTTCCGACTAATCACGTCTCAGGATTTTTATACCGTTGATACCAATGCTGGTGTGGTATTCAGCATACGCCGAGTCGATCGCGGTGTTAGCACGCAGTCACCCGGTGATCTTGCTTCATTAAAAATTAACGGTGTGGAATATCAGAATCAGCGAAGAGGCTCCCAAATTAATTCGGGTTTTGACTGGCTATATAACAATACATCGAATGTACAGGTTTATGCTCAAAATTATCAGAACCAGTATATAAAAATTACGGTTCAGGCTGGTAATCTTACCCATTATTATATGGCGAGAAATGGTTATCCATATATCTACATGGCAACCTATTTCTCATCCGAACCTAATATTCATGGTCATGTCCGATATATTTTAAGGCTCCACCGCAATCGCCTCCCTTACGGCCCAGAACCCTCAGATATTTCTCAAACCGTATCCACGGTTGAATCCGGTGATATTTTCGCACTCTCCAACGGAGAAACTCGCTCTAAACATTACTCGAATATGCGTCTGAAAGACTGGAGTGCCATTGGCGCAAGAGGGCCTAATGTTGGTGTCTGGATAGTGAGAGACAATCATGAAGGCGGTTCTGGCGGCCCGTTCTATCGTAGCCTTCTGAATCAGGCCACAGCCACAGATCAAGAGATTACTTATATTGTTAACTATGCTGAAGCTCAAACAGAACCATTTCGTACCGGTGTGCTAAACCACTACACGTTGGTTGTGAATAATGGTCAACAGCCACCAGCGGATAATGATATTAACCTCTCTTGGTTCTCACAAATGGGATTAAGAGGCTATGTCGCTGACTCAAACCGGGGTCGGGTTGCCGGCGTTGGCATTTCCGGACGAGACACCAACTACGAATACACCGTTGGTTTTGCTAACAACCGGGCACAATATTGGGCAACGGCAAATCCGGCCAGTGGTTACTTCAGCCGAGACAACATGTTACCGGGCACCTATACAATGACCACCTACAAAAATGAGTTGGCCGTCAATACACAAACTGTGACCGTTCGCCCCGGTCAGACGACAGTGCTCAATTCCTATCAAATCACCAATGACCCCAGCCATGACAGAGCCATCTGGCGCATTGGCGACTGGGATGGCAGCCCTCGGGAATTTCTCAATGGCGATAAATTAACCATTATGCATCCTTCGGATGTGAGAATGGCAAATTGGAATCCATCAAACTTCATCGTCGGTAACACCCCAGCCAATGCCTTTCCTGCTTACATGTGGAAGGATATCAACAATGACCACATCATTTACTTCCGCCTGAACGATGCACAACGTGCGAAAGCACACCGAGTCCGGATTGGAATTACTGTCGCCTACGCTGGTGGACGCCCTAAAATTTCGGTGAATAATTGGACATCTGCCAACCCACCACCACCCTCTCAACCCAAGACCCGAACGCTAACGGTTGGAACATATCGGGGGAACAATCTTACCTATACATTTGATGTTCCCGCTAGTGCCTGGGCCAGCGGGAGTAACTGGAATCGGTTAACTGTCACAGCAATCAGCGGCTCAGGTCTGAGTGGCTATCTGTCTGCCGGTTATAGTATCGATAGTATTGACTTACTTGATTAA
- a CDS encoding pectate lyase family protein, translating to MMIDKQFKHTIVASVISSLAWVALPSLANGFHTENGGTTGGEGGQVVHATTGTQIHAALCNRASSDTPIIIQVEGTINHGNTSKVSGPSCNTAADKIELKNISNVTLIGVGQGALFDELGIHIRSSSNIIIRNVHVRNVKKSGFPTSNGGDAIGMEKDVSNVWVDHVTLEASGGESDGYDALVDMKNDTKYVTVSYSILRNSGRGGLVGSSDSDDNNGPVTFHHNYYENINSRTPLLRHATAHSYNNYYDGLISSGMNPRIGGKIKAENNYVKDSKDPLGTFYTNDMGFWDVSGNIWNNVRWSNDGNKVHPAGPNPVSTTSIRIPYQYQPDQASCVPAIVMATAGANKGLAVSDGHCHVAPGDDHSGNGNDNGGGQDNGGGSTSGSNLALNAGADGSSKGNGTSYGNVTDGDSSTYWSPRGTTGTISVKRLNQTINAVRIIELSGTQGTVTSWSLVNHDDGATLASGNSIPSVISFPNTNLDKISFVIHSASGTPAIAEFEVYKN from the coding sequence ATGATGATCGACAAACAATTCAAGCATACGATAGTCGCTTCGGTAATATCATCGCTGGCATGGGTCGCGTTACCTTCACTTGCGAATGGCTTCCACACTGAAAATGGCGGAACAACAGGCGGAGAGGGAGGACAAGTCGTTCATGCTACAACCGGTACGCAAATTCATGCTGCGTTATGTAACCGAGCTTCTAGCGATACACCGATCATTATTCAGGTCGAAGGCACGATTAACCATGGTAATACTTCAAAGGTTTCCGGCCCGAGTTGTAACACCGCTGCGGATAAAATTGAGCTGAAAAATATCAGCAATGTCACCTTGATCGGGGTCGGTCAGGGAGCGCTATTTGATGAACTTGGGATTCATATTCGTTCTTCATCCAACATCATCATTCGCAATGTGCATGTCAGAAATGTGAAGAAATCTGGTTTTCCGACGTCGAATGGCGGTGATGCTATCGGGATGGAGAAAGATGTCTCAAACGTCTGGGTTGATCATGTCACACTAGAAGCGAGTGGTGGTGAAAGTGATGGCTATGACGCGTTGGTTGATATGAAGAATGATACCAAGTACGTCACCGTCTCTTACAGTATTCTGAGAAATTCTGGCCGGGGCGGTCTGGTTGGTTCAAGTGACAGTGATGATAATAACGGGCCAGTCACTTTCCACCATAACTACTATGAGAACATTAATTCACGGACACCCCTGTTACGCCATGCGACAGCACATTCTTATAACAATTATTATGATGGCTTAATTTCTTCAGGGATGAACCCAAGAATTGGCGGGAAGATCAAAGCAGAAAATAACTATGTGAAAGATTCTAAAGACCCGCTCGGTACTTTCTATACCAATGACATGGGATTCTGGGATGTGAGTGGCAATATTTGGAATAATGTGCGTTGGTCTAATGATGGCAACAAAGTTCATCCGGCTGGGCCAAATCCGGTTTCGACCACTTCGATTCGTATTCCTTATCAATATCAGCCAGATCAGGCAAGCTGTGTTCCAGCGATTGTGATGGCAACCGCGGGTGCAAATAAAGGCCTGGCTGTTTCTGATGGTCATTGTCATGTGGCTCCGGGAGATGATCATTCTGGAAATGGAAACGATAATGGTGGCGGTCAGGATAACGGCGGTGGTTCAACTTCAGGTTCAAACCTCGCCTTAAATGCAGGTGCTGACGGTAGTTCTAAAGGTAACGGAACCAGCTATGGTAACGTGACAGACGGAGATAGCAGTACCTACTGGTCACCAAGAGGCACAACCGGCACAATTAGCGTTAAACGTCTCAACCAAACCATTAATGCAGTTCGAATCATTGAACTGTCTGGTACTCAGGGCACAGTCACGTCTTGGTCTTTAGTGAATCATGATGATGGTGCCACTCTGGCATCGGGAAATTCTATTCCCAGTGTTATCTCATTCCCGAATACGAATCTGGATAAAATCAGTTTTGTGATTCACTCAGCCAGCGGCACGCCTGCGATTGCTGAGTTTGAAGTGTATAAAAATTAA
- the glpT gene encoding glycerol-3-phosphate transporter, giving the protein MFGIFKPKAHIEPLPREQIDGVYTRLRWQLFIGIFVGYAGYYLVRKNFSLAMPFLIEQGFSRGDLGVALAAVSIAYGLSKFLMGSVSDRSNPRYFLSAGLVLSACVMLCFGFMPWATSSITAMFILLFLNGWFQGMGWPACGRTMVHWWSRKERGELVSVWNVAHNVGGGLIGPIFLLGLWLFNDDWHTAFYVPAFFAILVAILIWVTLRDTPQSCGLPPIEAYKDDYPEDYDQSYEKEMSAKDIFFKYVFNNKLLWSIAVANAFVYLIRYGVLDWAPVYLKEAKDFTVDKSSWAYFLYEWAGIPGTLLCGWISDKVFHGRRAPAGILFMVLVLLAVLVYWLNPAGYPSIDMLALIAIGFLIYGPVMLIGLYALELAPKKAAGTAAGLTGLFGYLGGAVAANAVLGYTVDHFGWNGGFIILVGACIAAIICLIYAFIGERKVHRDKQEQVLV; this is encoded by the coding sequence ATGTTTGGAATTTTCAAACCAAAGGCTCATATTGAGCCACTTCCCCGTGAGCAGATTGACGGGGTTTACACGCGATTACGCTGGCAACTTTTTATCGGCATTTTTGTGGGTTACGCTGGTTATTATCTGGTGCGGAAAAATTTTAGTCTGGCCATGCCATTTCTGATTGAGCAAGGATTCAGTCGCGGTGATTTGGGGGTTGCACTTGCTGCGGTTTCCATTGCTTATGGCTTGTCTAAGTTTCTGATGGGGAGTGTTTCTGATCGCTCAAACCCGCGTTATTTCCTCAGTGCCGGCTTAGTGCTTTCTGCTTGTGTCATGTTGTGTTTCGGTTTCATGCCGTGGGCGACCAGTAGTATTACCGCCATGTTCATTCTGTTGTTTTTGAATGGCTGGTTTCAGGGAATGGGGTGGCCAGCCTGTGGCAGAACCATGGTGCACTGGTGGTCACGCAAAGAGCGTGGTGAACTCGTTTCGGTATGGAATGTGGCGCATAATGTTGGTGGCGGACTGATTGGCCCGATCTTTCTGCTGGGATTATGGCTATTTAATGACGATTGGCATACGGCATTTTATGTCCCGGCATTTTTCGCAATATTGGTGGCAATTTTGATCTGGGTGACGCTCAGAGACACGCCTCAGTCATGTGGTTTACCTCCTATTGAAGCGTATAAAGATGATTATCCCGAGGATTATGATCAATCGTATGAGAAAGAAATGAGTGCGAAAGATATTTTCTTCAAATATGTCTTTAACAACAAGCTATTATGGTCAATCGCGGTGGCAAATGCTTTTGTCTATCTGATCCGTTACGGTGTACTCGACTGGGCCCCGGTCTATCTGAAAGAAGCAAAAGATTTTACGGTTGATAAATCATCGTGGGCCTATTTTTTGTATGAGTGGGCCGGGATACCGGGTACCTTATTGTGCGGCTGGATTTCCGATAAAGTTTTTCACGGGCGTCGCGCTCCTGCCGGTATTTTGTTTATGGTATTGGTGTTGCTCGCGGTACTGGTGTATTGGTTGAATCCTGCGGGTTATCCGAGTATCGATATGCTGGCGTTGATTGCCATTGGCTTTCTTATTTATGGCCCCGTGATGTTGATTGGGCTTTATGCCTTGGAACTGGCTCCCAAGAAAGCCGCCGGAACCGCTGCCGGACTGACCGGACTGTTCGGTTATCTGGGGGGGGCTGTCGCTGCAAATGCCGTGTTAGGTTATACCGTTGACCACTTTGGCTGGAATGGTGGATTTATCATTCTGGTTGGTGCATGTATCGCTGCGATTATCTGCCTGATTTACGCTTTTATTGGTGAAAGAAAAGTGCACCGGGACAAGCAGGAACAGGTATTGGTTTAG